One window from the genome of Calonectris borealis chromosome 24, bCalBor7.hap1.2, whole genome shotgun sequence encodes:
- the JAM3 gene encoding junctional adhesion molecule C, producing MALRRPALLLLLPLLGCRLLAVELTSSNTKPVVQEFQSVELSCIIKSTITPDPRIEWKKIRDGETSYVFFDNKMQGDFVTRAEILSRTSLVIKNTTRMDTATYRCEVAAPSDTKTIDEINIQLTVQVKPMTPRCTVPKAVPVGKTASLHCHENEGYPKSTYSWYRNSEPLSPDTKSNAKFQNSSYTLNPTTGTLVFHAVHKGDTGRYSCIATNDAGFAKCEEQEMEVYDLNIGGIIGGVLVVLAVLVLITLGICCAYRRGYFANSKESGESYKTPAKPDGVNYIRTDDEGDFRHKSSFVI from the exons gctGCAGACTCTTGGCTGTGGAACTGACATCCAGCAACACCAAGCCCGTGGTGCAGGAATTCCAGA GTGTTGAGCTGTCCTGCATCATTAAATCCACCATAACACCAGATCCCAGAATCGAGTGGAAGAAAATCCGAGATGGCGAAACCTCTTACGTATTTTTTGACAATAAAATGCAGG GAGACTTTGTGACTCGTGCAGAAATTCTAAGCCGGACATCGCTGGTGATTAAAAACACCACCCGGATGGACACTGCCACGTACCGCTGCGAAGTGGCAGCACCTTCTGATACTAAAACCATAGATGAGATTAATATCCAGCTTACAGTCCAAG TGAAACCTATGACTCCTAGATGCACTGTGCCTAAAGCCGTACCTGTTGGCAAGACAGCCTCTCTTCACTGCCACGAGAATGAAGGTTACCCAAAGTCCACTTACAGCTGGTACCGCAACAGTGAACCTTTATCACCAGACACGAAATCAAATGCCAAATTCCAGAATTCCTCCTACACCTTGAACCCCACCACAGGCACTCTG GTTTTCCATGCCGTGCACAAAGGCGACACAGGCCGTTACTCCTGCATAGCAACAAACGATGCTGGCTTTGCCAAGTGTGAGGAGCAGGAGATGGAAGTCT ATGACCTCAATATTGGTGGGATAATTGGTGGAGTCCTGGTGGTCCTAGCAGTTTTGGTGCTCATCACTCTTGGTATCTGCTGCGCCTACAGAAGGGGTTACTTTGCAAATAGCAAAGAGAGTGGGGAAAG ctacAAGACTCCAGCAAAACCTGATGGTGTTAACTATATCCGGACAGATGATGAG GGTGACTTCAGACACAAGTCTTCATTTGTCATATAA